The following are encoded in a window of Megachile rotundata isolate GNS110a chromosome 2, iyMegRotu1, whole genome shotgun sequence genomic DNA:
- the LOC100879825 gene encoding uncharacterized protein LOC100879825 isoform X2, with the protein MTTQNSMLQGRFFPLFSVIRFANSQCLANNNLNGTCFTRRECRDYGGTPSGTCANTHGVCCVFQKTCSSTTNINNTYFTNPEYPTTYEGTGRCTITVQRCNSNICQLRLDFLEFSLASPNASGICDYDLLLVSGSGTLVPRICGENANQHVYVDFNGDTPIMISIDTNSEYATDRRWNIRIQQIPCDSTSKAPNGCLQYYDTVSGTVTSFNYGTTQNPRAPELGTRQIANTNYGVCVRMAQGYCAIEWSQTNPNSFSVSGDTGSFDSTTIGTEFAAESGTDCTKDFVIVPHPYVNGSPVGVERFCGNGFVTKTSYSKPFVLYVITNGDEEGEIENKGFSLTYRQVPCAV; encoded by the exons ATGACAACGCAGAATTCAATGCTTCAAGGAAGAT TTTTCCCGCTATTCAGTGTTATTCGTTTTGCAAATTCACAATGTCTGGCTAACAACAATTTAAATGGCACTTGTTTCACCAGAAGAGAATGTCGTGACTATGGTGGAACACCATCTGGTACTTGTGCAAATACACATGGTGTTTGCTGTGTTT TTCAAAAAACATGCAGTTCcactacaaatataaataatacatattttacaaatcCAGAATACCCAACAACTTATGAAGGTACTGGAAGATGTACAATAACAGTGCAACGTTGTAATTCAAATATATGTCAA ttacgTTTGGACTTTCTAGAATTTAGTCTTGCTTCACCAAATGCTAGCGGCATTTGTGATTATGATCTTCTTTTGGTTTCTGGATCTGGTACTTTAGTACCTCGAATTTGTGGAGAAAATGCAAACCAACATG tatATGTCGATTTCAATGGTGATACACCTATTATGATTTCAATTGATACTAATTCTGAGTATGCTACGGATCGTCGCTGGAATATAAGAATTCAGCAGATACCTTGTGATTCTACATCTAAAG CTCCAAATGGGTGCTTACAGTATTATGATACTGTTTCAGGCACTGTAACAAGCTTCAATTACGGCACAACACAAAATCCAAGag CACCAGAACTTGGTACTAGACAGATTGCAAATACAAATTATGGTGTGTGTGTACGAATGGCACAAGGATATTGTGCTATTGAATGGTCTCAAACAAATCCAAATTCATTTTCTGTTTCTGGAGATACAGGTTCTTTCGATTCTACCACTATAG gTACCGAATTTGCAGCAGAATCAGGGACAGATTGTACTAAAGATTTCGTTATCGTTCCACATCCATATGTAAATGGTAGTCCAGTTGGCGTAGAGCGATTTTGCGGTAACGGTTTTGTAACCAAAACAT catATTCTAAACCATTTGTCTTGTATGTTATTACAAATGGAGACGAGGagggagaaattgaaaataaaggaTTTTCACTAACATATCGTCAAGTACCTTGTGCAGTTTGA
- the GAA1 gene encoding glycosylphosphatidylinositol anchor attachment 1, with protein MGLLTDPRAGSGKIIKFLLKWQRPLCFFLYISGVIWILLLALPVFNDNTYFSENALLPGLVTKESNLEQTAKQYYTELVHEMKRYPDSMPYAWLAAKLNQLHLDVHIHNFTLIYPFQEQQFTGQNIYGIIRAPRAASTEAIVLSVPFRSISSIYLDTAPSIALLLAFAKFCRKQKYWAKDIIFLITEHEQLGIQAWLDAYHGVTSGSEGVLISGDLTGRAGSIQAAINLELHSMKISSIDVKVEGLNGQLPNLDLFNLAQNMIAKEGIRQSVQKRFDIKYKNKLKNWWYHFNTLLMMISTQATGIPTGNHGLFHRFGIEAVTLEGFEKPGQQNSERNFYQVGCIVESIVRSLNNLLERFHQSYFFYLLPSTDTYVSIGLYIRSLVLIIAAVFIKAFSMWQKLQVFTSNESKESTVKQLKTDGFDIGAITSEILWAHICGIIITTSPGTFTYFGRKLWNFRTEDSIYFSFMAISILTILWPFYSKRQMKYKNAALVCVIALVELATMLMCIAMHNFSLALLAAVVYVPVILPITPKKNSTNNKFRKMISFLWILLHPFMISSLIIICYTYVQFSTDPFLSVLLRGYRATKQAFVFSIMDSMIYGNWFYNVTVSVMLPIWLLFWNILCSNNIHT; from the exons ATGGGTTTGTTGACAGATCCTAGGGCAGGATCAGGGAAAATAATAAAGTTCTTATTAAAATGGCAAAGACCACTTTGCTTTTTTCTTTATATAAGTGGAGTTATTTGGATATTACTTCTTGCTTTACCTGTATTTAATGACA ATACTTATTTCTCGGAAAATGCTTTATTGCCAGGATTAGTTACAAAGGAAAGTAATTTGGAACAAACAGCAAAACAGTATTATACAGAATTAGTTCATGAAATGAAACGTTATCCTGATTCAATGCCGTATGCTTGGCTAGCTGCTAAATTAAATCAACTTCATTTGGATGTTCATAttcataattttacattaatttatccTTTTCAAGAGCAGCAG TTTACAGGGCAAAACATATATGGAATTATTAGAGCTCCAAGAGCAGCCAGTACAGAGGCAATTGTACTTAGTGTGCCTTTTAGGTCAATTAGTAGTATTTATTTGGATACAGCTCCTTCTATTGCACTTCTTCTTGCATTTGCTAAATTTTGTAGAA AACAGAAATATTGGGCAAAAGACATTATATTCCTAATCACAGAACATGAACAATTAGGTATACAAGCATGGTTAGATGCATATCATGGAGTTACAAGTGGTAGTGAAGGTGTTCTTATATCTGGAGATCTTACTGGCCGTGCTGGTTCTATTCAAGCTGCTATTAATTTAGAATTACATTCAATGAAAATTTCATCTATTGATGTTAAG GTTGAAGGATTAAATGGACAATTACCCAACTTGGACCTTTTTAATTTGGCACAAAATATGATTGCAAAAGAAGGAATTAGGCAATCAGTTCAAAAACGTTTTGAtattaagtataaaaataaattaaaaaattggtggTACCATTTTAATACACTACTTATGATGATCAGTACTCAAGCTACTGGGATCCCTACTGGGAATCATGGACTTTTCCATAG ATTTGGCATTGAAGCTGTTACTTTGGAAGGTTTTGAAAAGCCTGGACAACAAAATtctgaaagaaatttttatcaaGTTGGTTGTATTGTAGAAAGCATAGTTCGatctttaaataatttgttggaACGTTTTCAtcaatcatattttttttatttacttccaTCAACTGATACTTATGTTTCCATTG gCCTTTATATAAGATCTTTAGTCTTAATAATTGCTGCAGTATTTATAAAGGCATTTTCTATGTGGCAAAAGCTACAAGTATTCACTTCTAATGAAAGTAAGGAAAGCACCGTTAAACAATTAAAG ACTGATGGATTTGATATTGGAGCTATTACTTCAGAAATATTATGGGCACATATTTGTGGGATTATAATTACAACATCTCCAGGTACATTTACGTATTTTGGTAGAAAATTGTGGAACTTTCGTACGGAAGATTCTATATACTTCAGTTTTATGGCAATAAGTATTTTAACAATACTATGGCCATTTTACTCAAAaag gcaaatgaaatataaaaacgcAGCTCTAGTATGTGTAATTGCGTTAGTAGAGCTGGCTACTATGTTGATGTGTATAGCAATGCATAATTTTTCTCTAGCCCTTCTTGCTGCTGTAGTTTATGTACCTGTAATTTTGCCAATAACACCAAAGAAAAATTcaactaacaataa ATTTCGCAAAATGATATCATTCCTTTGGATTCTTCTACATCCATTTATGATCTCAAGTTTGATTATAATAtgctacacatatgtacaattttCTACTGACCCTTTCTTATCAGTTTTACTTCGTGGATACCGCGCTACGAAGCAAGCATTTGTTTTTAGCATTATGGATTCAATGATTTATGGAAATTGGTTTTATAACGTAACAGTTTCTGTAATGCTTCCTATTTGGCttttattttggaatattttgtgttcaaataatatacatacttaa
- the Su(P) gene encoding prostaglandin E synthase Su(P) — protein MSILKRLLKLPQNIYSFKNVIQNYPKRNESFLSASGQSSTLKTVLKASLVGISVGFPIGIVITSGYSWYKNKNGAKTYHLEGKERKIELLSHKPDVPISRKIVSPVDTTGLKLTLFQYQTCPFCCKVRVFLDYYGISYDVVEVDPVLRKEISWSSYKKVPILLTQLESGYGPLHDSSMIISLLASHLRDKSQTVDDLMKDYPSIAMHDENDKFKYEIMNKYFLMYKDAPPSDKDLNNIIEERKWRKWADDTLVHTLSPNVYRTLGEAYKTFNWFSEVGKWEEYFPAWERLVMINIGAVAMWIISKRLKKRHNLKGDVRQSLYDEINVWLRCIKKRGGTFMGGEKPNLSDLAVYGILKSIEGCDAFKDALCNTKLGTWYNAMTKEVETHSGSNYLISK, from the exons ATGTCCATATTAAAGAGATTGTTAAAATTGCcacaaaatatatattctttCAAAAACGTTATTCAAAATTATCCAAAAAGAAATGAAAGTTTCTTATCAGCATCTGGACAATCTTCTACATTAAAAACTGTACTCAAAGCAAGTTTAGTAGGAATTTCTGTTGGATTTCCTATTGGTATAGTTATTACTTCTGGTTATTcatggtataaaaataaaaatggtgcAAAAACTTATCATCTTGAAGGTAAAGAAcgtaaaattgaattacttagcCACAAACCGGATGTACCCATTTCTAGAAAG ATTGTTTCACCTGTGGATACAACCGGATTAAAATTAACACTTTTCCAATATCAAACATGCCCATTTTGCTGCAAG gtCAGAGTTTTTTTGGATTATTATGGAATATCTTATGATGTTGTGGAAGTTGATCCAGTATTAAGAAAAGAGATATCATGGTCCTCTTACAAAAAAGTGCCAATACTTCTAACTCAGTTAGAATCTGGATATGGACCTTTACATGACAGCTCAATGATTATTTCTCTATTAGCATCACATCTAAGAGATAAATCACAAACAGTAGATGATTTAATGAAGGATTATCCAAGTATAGCAATGCACgatgaaaatgataaatttaagtatgaaataatgaacaaatatttcttaatGTATAAAGATGCTCCTCCTTCGGATAAagatttgaataatattat agaAGAACGCAAGTGGAGGAAATGGGCAGATGATACACTTGTTCATACACTTTCACCAAATGTATATAGGACACTTGGTGAAGCTTACAAAACTTTTAATTGGTTTTCTGAA GTTGGTAAATGGGAGGAATACTTTCCAGCATGGGAACGATTAGTAATGATAAATATAGGCGCAGTAGCTATGTGGATCATATCAAAACGACTGAAAAAGAGACATAATCTTAAAGGCGATGTTCGGCAATCTTTGTACGACGAAATTAACGTATGGTTACGCTGCATTAAGAAACGTGGTGGCACATTTATGGGAGGGGAAAAGCCTAATTTATCAGATCTCGCTGtctatggaattttgaaaagtatAGAAGGCTGTGATGCTTTTAAAGATGCTTTATGTAATACAAAACTAGGTACATGGTATAATGCTATGACAAAGGAAGTAGAAACACATTCTGGAAgcaattatttaatatctaaataa
- the Oseg1 gene encoding intraflagellar transport protein Oseg1, with protein MKIVPTWVDKVQDKSERCIYDLCFNPDGTQLVIAAGQQVLVYETSEGALIQPLKGHKDVVYCVCYAKDGKKFASGSADKSVIIWTSRLEGILKYSHNEAVQAMQFNPVSHQLLSCSLSDIAFWSPEQKAIVKHKSRGRVNCCAWTSDGQYLAIGLSTGYVSIRNKNGEEQIRIERHNGVPIWSLLWNRQWEDPVDVLCIAEWNGTISFYSMTGKQVGKDRLLNFIPLNMCNFAGGQYILISGSSKQCILTTYDGIKLINVGNTFSSWVWSCAVHPSSTHIALGCQDGTITYLQLSWDVIHGLYGDRYAYRENMTDVIIQNLITSQKVRIKCKDLIYRIAVYKNRLAVQLSERVIIYEPSNSNDGMHYRIREKLNQALNCNLLVVAANNLVLCTEKRLQSLSFNGIIEREWILDGLITYIKVVGGPAGQECLIAGLNTGYIVKIYLDNPFPAYIAKIDSSIRCLDISSLKEKLAVVGDHGILSVFDLYTEEKLQEFPNVNSVAFNSTFEDIMCFSSEEYLTIKVGTFTEYRQKFSGFVVGHNGSKVYCLNGSSIITMEVPLSLFMYQYLDIGLFSHAYNIACLGVADSDWFSLGTSTLENLELNIAYAAFARIKNLKYIEVISEVEEKLKSGEWGKEACMATAAAAMGKLKDAAKLFQKAGLQQYALTMYSDLRMFDIAQEFIVNGNNQDRTILLRRRAEWAKSLGEPRAAAEMFLSAGDVDRAINIIAEYGWIDMLIKVGRQLDKLDRDNLTVIAKKLKNLGATHGAAEIFSRLGDDPDVADVLVEAQAWPEAFELAERNPKLKARIYGPYARWLAETGHFSEAQEAFQIAGQSDESVTVLTILAKNAVTEERFRDASYFYWLLSQISLNLNKSTDELKTMFLQYHEKAEIYYAYYEVHKYVKEPFTSLMPEALFNISRFLLTRTENIQIEGVSRFTILYTLLKQASFLGANKLSMQLFEKLRKIKIPTNQLSQLEVLNLMSRASAYKDPEDLLPLCYKCSTFNPLLPSNNQGHCVQCGLKFQYSFVMFEILPLVEFELEEDITDEEAEKLINESLTSSDDTEDQDQLSITSEVDLFTARLMKYEEKLNTSNIIVGRSVLRSMDPCTVLIIKWPKPFKTKYFKNLLPDLQITFCKSCLKLFHLDDYELALLRHGYCPFCRTLNKLSD; from the exons atgaagatTGTTCCAACTTGGGTTGATAAAGTCCAAGACAAATCAGAACGAtg TATATACGATTTATGCTTCAACCCAGATGGAACTCAATTAGTTATTGCTGCTGGACAGCAAGTTCTTGTTTATGAAACTAGCGAAGGTGCTTTGATTCAACCGTTAAAAG ggCATAAAGATGTAGTGTATTGTGTATGTTATGCAAAAGATGGGAAAAAATTTGCATCAGGAAGTGCAGATAAAAGTGTTATAATTTGGACATCAAGATTAGAgggtatattaaaatattc acaTAATGAAGCTGTTCAAGCTATGCAATTTAATCCAGTATCACATCAACTTCTAAGCTGTTCTTTATCAGATATAGCATTTTGGTCTCCAGAACAGAAAGCAATTGTCAAACATAAATCAAGAGGAAGGGTCAACTGTTGTGCATGGACAAGTGATGGCCAATACCTAGCCATTGGATTGTCAACAGGCTATGTTTCTATCAGAAATAAA aatgGGGAAGAACAAATACGTATTGAAAGACACAATGGAGTCCCTATTTGGAGTTTGTTGTGGAATCGTCAATg GGAAGATCCAGTAGATGTTCTTTGTATTGCTGAATGGAATGGAACTATATCCTTTTATTCAATGACAGGAAAACAAGTTGGCAAAGatagattactaaattttattcCTCTTAACATGTGTAATTTTGCAGGAGgtcaatatattttaatttctggaAGTAGTAAACAATGTATATTAACGACATATGACggaataaaattaatcaatgtTGGTAATACATTTTCCTCTTGGGTTTGGAGTTGTGCTGTCCATCCATCATCTACTCATATT GCACTTGGTTGTCAAGATGGTACCATAACATATTTGCAGTTATCATGGGATGTTATACATGGATTGTATGGTGATCGATATGCATATAGAGAAAATATGACTGatgtaataatacaaaatttgattacTAGTCAAAAAGTCAGAATTAAATGCAAAGATTTG ATTTATCGTATTGCAGTGTATAAAAATCGTTTAGCAGTTCAGTTATCCGAACGTGTAATAATATATGAGCCATCAAATTCTAACGATGGAATGCATTATCGTATACGTGAAAAATTAAATCAAGCATTAAACTGCAATTTACTTGTAGTTGCAGCAAATAATTTAGTTCTGTGTACCGAAAAAAGATTACAGAGCTTATCATTCAATGGTATTATAGAAAGAGAATGGATACTTGATGGGCTTATAACTTATATAAAAGTTGTAGGTGGACCAGCTGGACAAGAATGCCTTATTGCAG GTTTAAACACGGGTTACATAGTGAAAATATATTTGGATAATCCATTTCCAGCATACATTGCAAAAATTGATAGTTCCATAAGGTGTCTTGATATTAGCTCATTAAAAGAAAAGCTTGCAGTTGTTGGTGATCATGGAATCCTTTCTGTGTTTGATTTATATACAGAAGAAAAACTTCAGGAATTTCCAAACGTAAACAGTGTAGCATTTAACAGCACTTTTGAAGATATAATGTGTTTCTCTAGTGaagaatatttaacaattaaagTTGGAACTTTTACGGAATATAGACAAAAATTTTCTGGTTTTGTTGTTGGTCATAATGGATCCAAAGTTTATTGTCTAAATGGTTCTTCTATTATTACAATGGAG GTACCATTATCGCTATTTATGTATCAATATTTAGACATCGGTCTTTTCTCTCATGCTTATAATATTGCATGTCTTGGAGTGGCAGATTCTGACTGGTTTTCCTTAGGCACTTCTACTTTGGAAAACTTAGAACTAAACATAGCATATGCTGCTTTTGCTAGAATTAAAAACCTGAAATATATAGAAGTGATCTCTGAAGTAGAAGAAAAACTTAAATCTGGAGAATGGGGAAAAGAAGCATGCATGGCTACTGCTGCGGCCGCtatgggaaaattgaaagatgCTGCAAAACTTTTCCAAAAAGCCGGCTTACAGCAGTATGCATTAACTATGTATTCtgatttacgaatgtttgataTTGCTCAAGAATTTATTGTCAATGGAAATAACCAG GATCGTACGATTCTACTCCGTAGAAGAGCAGAATGGGCAAAAAGTCTTGGAGAACCTCGTGCTGCAGCAGAAATGTTTCTTTCAGCGGGAGATGTAGATCGTGCCATTAATATAATTGCTGAATATGGCTGGATCGATATGTTAATTAAAGTAGGCAGACAACTTGATAAATTGGATAGAGATAATTTAACTGTGAttgctaaaaaattgaaaaatttgggcgCGACTCATGGTGCAGCTGAAATTTTTAGTCGTTTAGGAGATGATCCTGATGTAGCAGATGTATTAGTGGAAGCTCAAGCTTGGCCAGAAGCATTTGAATTAGCTGAAAGAAATCCCAAATTAAAAGCCAGAATTTATGGGCCATATGCCAGGTGGTTGGCAGAAACTGGTCATTTTTCTGAAGCTCAGGAAG CATTTCAGATCGCGGGGCAATCAGATGAATCTGTAACAGTTTTGACAATACTGGCTAAGAATGCTGTAACTGAAGAAAGATTTCGTGATGCTTCATATTTTTACTGGCTACTTTCCCAAATTAGTTTAAATCTTAACAAAAGCACTGACGAATTGAAAACAATGTTTCTTCAGTATCATGAAAAAGCTGAaatttattatgcttattatgaagtgcataaatatgtt AAGGAACCATTCACATCATTGATGCCTGAAGCTCTTTTCAACATTTCACGATTTCTTTTAACAAGAactgaaaatattcaaatagaAGGAGTTTCAAGATTTACTATACTGTACACATTATTGAAACAAGCttcctttcttggcgctaataAACTGAGTATGCAATTGTTTGAAAAACTacgcaaaataaaaataccaacAAATCAACTTAGCCAATTGGAAGTTTTGAATTTAATGTCTCGAGCTTCCGCTTATAAAGATCCTGAAGATCTTTTGCCTCTTTGTTATAAATGTTCAACTTTTAACCCTTTATTGCCATCAAATAATCAAGGACATTGCGTTCAATGTGgtctaaaatttcaatattcttttgTAATGTTTG aaattctgCCATTAGTAGAATTTGAATTGGAAGAAGATATTACAGACGAAGAAGCAGAAAAACTAATAAATGAATCGCTAACTTCATCTGATGATACGGAAGATCAAGATCAGCTTTCTATCACTTCTGAAGTAGATCTCTTTACTGCGCGTTTAATGAAATATGAG GAAAAATTGAACACTTCTAATATTATTGTGGGAAGAAGCGTTTTGAGAAGTATGGATCCGTGTACTGTATTAATTATAAAGTGGCCGAAACCGttcaaaacaaaatatttcaaaaatctaCTACCTGATCTACAAATTACTTTTTGCAAGTCTTGTTTAAAg CTATTTCATTTAGATGATTATGAATTGGCTTTATTACGTCATGGATATTGTCCATTTTGCAGAACATTAAATAAACTTTCTGATTAG
- the LOC100879825 gene encoding uncharacterized protein LOC100879825 isoform X1, translating into MLRLVSLIVFFFGNSVICQIQWLDNNDNNVMTTQNSMLQGRFFPLFSVIRFANSQCLANNNLNGTCFTRRECRDYGGTPSGTCANTHGVCCVFQKTCSSTTNINNTYFTNPEYPTTYEGTGRCTITVQRCNSNICQLRLDFLEFSLASPNASGICDYDLLLVSGSGTLVPRICGENANQHVYVDFNGDTPIMISIDTNSEYATDRRWNIRIQQIPCDSTSKAPNGCLQYYDTVSGTVTSFNYGTTQNPRAPELGTRQIANTNYGVCVRMAQGYCAIEWSQTNPNSFSVSGDTGSFDSTTIGTEFAAESGTDCTKDFVIVPHPYVNGSPVGVERFCGNGFVTKTSYSKPFVLYVITNGDEEGEIENKGFSLTYRQVPCAV; encoded by the exons ATGTTGCGTCTAGTCAGCTTAATAGTCTTCTTTTTTGGAAATTCAGTTATCTGTCAAATTCAGTGGTTGgacaataatgataataatgttATGACAACGCAGAATTCAATGCTTCAAGGAAGAT TTTTCCCGCTATTCAGTGTTATTCGTTTTGCAAATTCACAATGTCTGGCTAACAACAATTTAAATGGCACTTGTTTCACCAGAAGAGAATGTCGTGACTATGGTGGAACACCATCTGGTACTTGTGCAAATACACATGGTGTTTGCTGTGTTT TTCAAAAAACATGCAGTTCcactacaaatataaataatacatattttacaaatcCAGAATACCCAACAACTTATGAAGGTACTGGAAGATGTACAATAACAGTGCAACGTTGTAATTCAAATATATGTCAA ttacgTTTGGACTTTCTAGAATTTAGTCTTGCTTCACCAAATGCTAGCGGCATTTGTGATTATGATCTTCTTTTGGTTTCTGGATCTGGTACTTTAGTACCTCGAATTTGTGGAGAAAATGCAAACCAACATG tatATGTCGATTTCAATGGTGATACACCTATTATGATTTCAATTGATACTAATTCTGAGTATGCTACGGATCGTCGCTGGAATATAAGAATTCAGCAGATACCTTGTGATTCTACATCTAAAG CTCCAAATGGGTGCTTACAGTATTATGATACTGTTTCAGGCACTGTAACAAGCTTCAATTACGGCACAACACAAAATCCAAGag CACCAGAACTTGGTACTAGACAGATTGCAAATACAAATTATGGTGTGTGTGTACGAATGGCACAAGGATATTGTGCTATTGAATGGTCTCAAACAAATCCAAATTCATTTTCTGTTTCTGGAGATACAGGTTCTTTCGATTCTACCACTATAG gTACCGAATTTGCAGCAGAATCAGGGACAGATTGTACTAAAGATTTCGTTATCGTTCCACATCCATATGTAAATGGTAGTCCAGTTGGCGTAGAGCGATTTTGCGGTAACGGTTTTGTAACCAAAACAT catATTCTAAACCATTTGTCTTGTATGTTATTACAAATGGAGACGAGGagggagaaattgaaaataaaggaTTTTCACTAACATATCGTCAAGTACCTTGTGCAGTTTGA